In the Oncorhynchus keta strain PuntledgeMale-10-30-2019 chromosome 29, Oket_V2, whole genome shotgun sequence genome, one interval contains:
- the LOC118362039 gene encoding glutathione-specific gamma-glutamylcyclotransferase 1-like gives MKLLDITVSEKPSLWIFGYGSLVWKPDFKYKRNYVGYIKGFSRRFWHGDNFHRGDKDLACTWGIAYEVTDSQMEESLQYLNVRETVLGGYATKMVEFTPREKCQGSLLALVYIATSDNPIYLGPATPTEIAAQIAICRGNTGHNIEYLLRLAEFMRLYCPEVEDDHLFSIEAAALALLI, from the exons ATGAAgctactggacattactgtatCAGAAAAACCCAGCCTGTGGATATTCGGATATGGCTCATTAGTCTGGAAACCAGACTTCAAATACAAGAGAAACTACGTAGGCTATATCAAAGGATTTAGTAGACGCTTCTGGCATGGGGACAATTTTCATCGAGGAGACAAAGACTTG GCTTGCACCTGGGGGATAGCCTACGAGGTCACCGACTCCCAAATGGAGGAGTCTCTGCAGTATCTGAATGTGAGAGAGACTGTGCTGGGGGGCTACGCCACCAAGATGGTGGAGTTCACTCCCAGAGAGAAGTGCCAAGGGTCTCTGCTTGCCCTGGTCTACATCGCCACCTCTGACAACCCCATATATCTTGGGCCTGCCACTCCCACAGAGATAGCTGCTCAGATTGCCATCTGCAGAGGCAACACGGGCCACAACATAGAGTACCTCCTTCGCCTGGCTGAGTTCATGAGGCTGTACTGTCCTGAGGTAGAGGATGACCATCTCTTCTCCATAGAGGCAGCCGCCCTGGCTCTGCTCATCTGA